The genomic interval GATTAATGGAAGAGTTCATTCGAAACTTGACCTCAAATTGTAGCAATTGGTTTATGTGCAAAGAGTCAATTGATAGTAGCACTTCCTGATTGAGCACACTCATGCCTAGGTATCTGAtagttataattataattgaatTGTTTGTTATTTCATAGATTATGGTCGGTTTTCTCTGGATAGATATTATTAGTTTGATTAAACCCTTTTATGTTGAATCTTTAGTATACTTCCTTATAGCAAGGGTCGCTTTTCTATAACAATCTTGAGCGCAGAGTGCTTACATGATTTCGCACCATCACTTCCAGGAACTGATTAACCTGAAGGTTCGGGAGACGGAAAACTGCTCGCTCGCGGAGATCGAGGAGCTGTGCCAGCAGGTGATCCATTACTCCGTGAAAACCTCGCACGGCCGCTTCCACAATCAGCTCTTCGGGCAGCTGGACCCTTTTGGACTGGCAGGAGCCCTGGTCACCGAGGCCATGAACGGCAGCACGTAAGTCCGCAGCATTATTCCGCACATGTGTCTTGTCTATATGAGCGACTGCTGATTGCATCTCGTGTTGCAATCTACAAGTGGTGGCGGGGTTCAACGTACAGATAATTGTACTATGTAATGGAGATAGCAAAGTACTACTTGTATGTTTCATAACCCCCCCTTTTCGATTAATTTAAATGGTGATTAAGCACAGTTCATACACAAGCATTGCAAATTATTAATCATTTAGATGAGATTACCATGATAGGACTACCAAAATCTGACTTTTAACAGATGTAACCAACAAGACACAATAAACTTATGTTTCAGATACACCTACGAAGTTGCCCCGGTGTTTAGCCTGATCGAAACTGAGGTGATCGCGACCATCTGCAAGTTGGCAGGATACAAGGAAGGCGATGGCATCTTCGCGCCCGGTGGCTCCACCTCCAACATGTACGGCATGGTTTTGGCCCGCTATAAGATCGCGCCTGAAGTGAAGACATCTGGAATGTTTGGGATGCGACCGCTGGTGCTCTTTACCTCCGACGAGTCGCACTACAGCTTCGTGAAGGCGGCCAACTGGCTGGGACTGGGCAGCGACAACTGTGTGTCGGTGAGGACCAACGAGCGGGGTCAGATGCTGCTGGACGACCTGGAGGCGAAGATCGCAGAGGCAAAGGCCCGCGGCGGGCAACCGTTCTTTGTCAACTGTACTGCAGGCACCACTGTTCTGGGTGCCTTTGATGATATCAATGGGGCGGCGGATGTGACGGAACGACATGGTCTGTGGCTCCATGTGGACGCCTGTCTGGGAGGTGCTGCACTGCTCTCCGCCAAGAACCGCTCGCTGATTGCCGGCCTCGAGCGGGCGAACTCGTTTTCCTGGAATCCGCACAAAACCATCGGTGCTCCATTGCAGTGTTCGCTCTTTTTGACCAGGGAATCTGGCCGTCTGCTGGAAAGATGCAACAGCACCGAGGCGCACTATTTGTTCCAGCAGGACAAGTTCTATGATGTATCCTACGACACGGGAAACAAGAGTGTCCAGTGCGGACGCAAGATCGACGCCTTCAAGTTCTGGCTAATGCTTAAGGCTCGCGGATACGGAAAGTATGGACTCATGGTGGACCACGCCATCCACATCGCCAGGTTGCTGGAAGACAAGCTGCGCCAGCGCGGAGATCGCTTTAGATTGGTGCTCCCGGAGCACGAGTACTCCAATGTCTGCTTTTGGTTCATTCCGAAAGCAATGAGGTTGTCCAGCGAGGAGGAGACGCCTGAATGGTGGAACCGACTTTACACTGTAAGTGAATAACAATCGATTTGATGGACTATTTAAGCtcacattttttatttgctcCTTTTAAGGTGGCCCCGAAAATTAAGGAGCAAATGGCCCACAGCGGCACTTTGATGATTGGTTACTCGCCTCTTAAAGCTAAAAATCTGGGCAACTTCTTTCGCATGGTCTTCACTTGTTTTCCCATCCTGAAAAGCGAAGAGTTGGACTTCATTTTGGACGAAATTGAGAGATTGGGCGAGAATATTGTCCTTTGAATTTTTTCTATGTGTAGTCAGCTAATTAACGGAAATCGTTGTATTGCAATTGTACATTTCATTGGAGTTTTACACTTTGTGATAAAAAATACGCCTTTATTATCTTAACTCgaattaatatattttgaatctttaaataaaaatctttCAACAAATGAATcagtttttaaaatttattttctacCGCTATCAACAAATAATATAGGCCTGGTCACACCAACAGCTACCCTGCAGTAACTATCGATAAAAGTTGTCACGGTATTATTGTTACCCCAGCACGGTCATACCTCGACGTGAGATCAAAACAATCAGTTTTTGTTGCGAAATTATTTGTACAACCAGGCACATAAAAAGGAGCTACGATGGGTCGCGCCGAAGTGGGTACGCCCAAGTACCTGGCCAACAAGATGAAGTCGAAGGGCCTGCAGAAGCTGCGCTGGTACTGCCAGATGTGCGAGAAGCAGTGCCGCGATGAAAACGGCTTCAAGTGCCACACGATGAGCGAGTCCCACCAGCGCCAGTTGCTCCTCTTTGCGGACAATCCTGGCAAATTTCTACACAGCTTCAGCAAGGAGTTCTCCGACGGCTACATGGAGCTGCTTCGCCGCCGATTCGGCACGAAACGAACCAGCGCCAACAAGATCTACCAGGAGTACATTGCCCACAAGGAGCACATCCACATGAACGCCACGCGGTGGCTCACCCTGTCCGACTACGTGAAGTGGCTTGGCAGGACTGGACAAGTGATAGCGGATGAGACGGAGAAGGGCTGGTTTGTCAGCTACATCGATCGCAGTCCAGAGGCCATGGAACGCCAGGCGAAGGCTGATCGCAAGGAGAAGATGGAGAAGGACGACGAGGAGCGTATGGCCGACTTTATTGAGCAGCAGATTAAAAAGGCGAAGGCCAAGGACGGTGAGGAGGACGAAGGCCAGGAGAAGTTCACCGAGCTGAAGCGCGAGGAGAACGAACCACTCAAGCTTGATATTCGCCTTGAGAAAAAGTTCCAGCCCGACACTGTGCTAGGGAAATCCGCTCTAGCCAAGCGACCTGCCTCTGAAGCCGAAGAAAAGGTGTTCAAGAAACCCAAATCCGTGGCTGGAGACAGCCAAACGCGGTCGGTGCTGGACGAGATCATCAAGCAGGAGGAAGGCAAAAAGGAGCGTGCCAACCGCAAGGACTACTGGCTGCACAAGGGTATCGTGGTGAAATTTATTTCCAAATCCATGGGCGACAAGTTCTTCAAACAAAAAGCGGTTGTCCAAGACGTAATTGACAGATATCAGGGCAAAATCAAGTTCTTGGACACCGGGGAAAAGCTAAAAGTGGATCAAGTAAGATGGAAACACAATTTTGGCCTATAAGCGATATTTACCAAGGTGTTCTTTTGTTTTCCAGGCTCATTTGGAGACGGTAATCCCCGCTTTGGACAAGCCTGTCATGGTGGTTAATGGCGCTTATCGTGGATCCGAGGCTCTGCTAAGGAAACTGGACGAGCGCAGATATTCAGTCAGCGTGGAAATATTGCACGGTCCTCTCAAAGGCAGAATTGTAGACAACGTGCAATACGAAGATATATCTAAACTGCATGGCGCCTAGCTGCGCTTTTCTAAGTTAAGTTCTATAGTTGTACCTTTTTAAGCTAATTTGAAATATATGTAAGTGGAAACTTTTTTTGACCATTTCGAAGAAAGGCTGAAAGCGAACTAGACAAAAATCTGCACATAATAAGTTCGTTACTTAAACTTGGCCTGCTCAGCATTTGGGTTAATAAAACATGactttttaatgaaaataacTAGAACACTCTCATTTACTCAGTGTA from Drosophila mauritiana strain mau12 chromosome 3L, ASM438214v1, whole genome shotgun sequence carries:
- the LOC117139644 gene encoding cysteine sulfinic acid decarboxylase; protein product: MAESVEGAETVDQIRDGLMDDWKILENVFRLLQKEDTFCVDPQKWGKQKIVPFLQPDKLKELINLKVRETENCSLAEIEELCQQVIHYSVKTSHGRFHNQLFGQLDPFGLAGALVTEAMNGSTYTYEVAPVFSLIETEVIATICKLAGYKEGDGIFAPGGSTSNMYGMVLARYKIAPEVKTSGMFGMRPLVLFTSDESHYSFVKAANWLGLGSDNCVSVRTNERGQMLLDDLEAKIAEAKARGGQPFFVNCTAGTTVLGAFDDINGAADVTERHGLWLHVDACLGGAALLSAKNRSLIAGLERANSFSWNPHKTIGAPLQCSLFLTRESGRLLERCNSTEAHYLFQQDKFYDVSYDTGNKSVQCGRKIDAFKFWLMLKARGYGKYGLMVDHAIHIARLLEDKLRQRGDRFRLVLPEHEYSNVCFWFIPKAMRLSSEEETPEWWNRLYTVAPKIKEQMAHSGTLMIGYSPLKAKNLGNFFRMVFTCFPILKSEELDFILDEIERLGENIVL
- the LOC117140319 gene encoding DNA/RNA-binding protein KIN17, which codes for MGRAEVGTPKYLANKMKSKGLQKLRWYCQMCEKQCRDENGFKCHTMSESHQRQLLLFADNPGKFLHSFSKEFSDGYMELLRRRFGTKRTSANKIYQEYIAHKEHIHMNATRWLTLSDYVKWLGRTGQVIADETEKGWFVSYIDRSPEAMERQAKADRKEKMEKDDEERMADFIEQQIKKAKAKDGEEDEGQEKFTELKREENEPLKLDIRLEKKFQPDTVLGKSALAKRPASEAEEKVFKKPKSVAGDSQTRSVLDEIIKQEEGKKERANRKDYWLHKGIVVKFISKSMGDKFFKQKAVVQDVIDRYQGKIKFLDTGEKLKVDQAHLETVIPALDKPVMVVNGAYRGSEALLRKLDERRYSVSVEILHGPLKGRIVDNVQYEDISKLHGA